The Dreissena polymorpha isolate Duluth1 chromosome 9, UMN_Dpol_1.0, whole genome shotgun sequence genome contains the following window.
GTTGTGATAAATATAGTTGGTCCAGTACTGGGAGTAATTTAAAGCCCCTATAACGcttaaaatgaacataaatttcgtaaaatattgcgtaaaataaacataaacaatcagtgttccttaaagcaatagccaaaattacaACACGAGATGGGgtctggtaacaaagatttaacaCGATACGAAGTGctctttattgtttgtttgtggtacaatatattcaacacatgttcatgtttccagcgatttttttccttctttataaagaaaCGGTAAACTGCACTTTCCCAATTTTTTtaggaaaatgcaacatttagttagtttcctttgcagctctatggcttgaccctaggtaaatataatattgacagcttgaaaacacttagttatcaattttaaagtatttgggagcaaaaaatcaaatacaccaatttcccaatttgaggttttcacgactcgatttttcccaattttgaggttttcacgactcgatttttcgcAATTGAcctggtacgggtacttttcccaattggacaaaaaattCGCTGTGTTCCATTTAAGTGTTCCCGTGTCGTATGCATAGATATTGTTGcggtaaattaaaatggaatatattgtgccacacaaaaataaaaaagtgcaTTTTTTATCTTGTAAAATCAAAGTTACCAGAAAatatctagcgttgacattttggctattgctttaaggaacactgattgtctATGATTGTCtaagtgttaactttatttacgaaatattttacgaaatgtcCGTTTATTTTCCGTTTATTTTGAGCGCTATAGGGGCTTTAAATCAATTAAAGGGGCCCTCACCAAGTATACTGTTATGGCCTTAATTAACTAGTGCATAACGGGCAGGATAAAACTGAATGCAAATACAGGAAATAACCCAATCATTTAATTGACGCAAAGtcaatgagacgccgcattatgctgcgtctcatcagggtctacgctgtttgcttaaaggaatttctgtgaaaaatattataaaaaaaaagaaatttatataccagacatctctaattttggaaataaattgatccaatttcgaaggatgggagagtccactcggcataaatgggttaaacctatttattttagcttgattgcataaaaagcataccgcttattgaaatgctctggGGTtggtttcctgggtagaaccagtatgtGGTGTCTTTGCGGGAGATCTAAAGAgggctcccacagtggggatcgaaaccATGACTTCCCAGTTGCTAGACATACACCATATCGACTACCCCACAGCAACCAGGGGTATGTTGAAGAGCTTTATTTCACTGTTTCAGGTCAGTGTTATAACCTGGAGAAGGACTCTGTGCCCGGGGTGTCAATTGATCTGTGCCCGGGGTGTCAATTGCTCTGGAGTGTAACCTGGCCAGCATGGATACCCTGGAGTTTGTGCTGGTCCGAGAAAACAGTAAGACTTTCAAAAACATattagccgcgctctgggaaaacggggcttaatgcatgtcgtgaagtgtagtctcagattagcctgagcagtctgcacaagctattcagggacaacactttcagtttTTTATGTTTTTGGTTGTAATGAATtcttttgtaaatgaaaatccagttgagatgaaaagcagtctgcacaggataatcagggacgacactttccgcttttttgattatttttgttaaagaaagTCTTTAGAAAATGAAAATCCTGTCAAGACGGAAAGCGTCGtcctagatttgcctgtgcagactgcatagactaatctgggacgatactataCACACTTGCATAaaaccccgtttttccagagcgaggctcatgtgTCGTGTAGCAACAGTTGTGCGATAGCCTTCTGATTAAATcttttttgtgactcttaatgTTTGGACActgaacaaataaaaatatattgtaatttgcgcaaaatcatagataatattAGATAATGTTAAATGTAGGAACACTGTATTGATTTAACATTTGTTATCCATAAACAGATATCAGTAGGGTTTTAGAAATGATAgaattcatatttattgttttatgctcATACCATCGCTCATTGTAAGAAACAAACACCAAGAACCAGTATGGTGTCTGATTCAAAGAATCAATATGTTGTGTCTACAAACGTTTCTCACCTTTCTGCCGCCACAGGTTCCTGAGGTGAAGCCTCAGAAGTGGACAATGATAAGTCTTTGTTtttggaaaattgggcttaatgcatgtgcaagaTAAGTGTGTGCAGTCTGAGGAGAGCTTTCCTCTTTTATAGAATCTTAtgttttaaatgaagtcttttattTCCAGTTaaggccgaaagtgtcatccctgataagcctgtgcggactgcaaaggctaatcagggacaactttaTGCCAATGCATTTAACCCTtatttcacagagcagggctcatgTGTGACAGTGTGTTATGTCTACAAACGTTTCTCGCCTTCCCCTTGTCCACAGGTTCCCGAGGTGACACCACAGAAATTGACAATGGCAGGTCCTTAGAGATGGCCAAGTCCCTCACGAGTCACCACTACAAGTCCTACCTGGTCAGCATGGTGCACAAACTGAGGACCAACACAGAGGTGCAGTTAGGTGAGGCATTTACAGCTTGCGCTAGGGATTAGGGATTCTCATTCTTGGAAatcagggctaaatgcatgtgcatagtgttgtcccagattagcctttaaagtccaaacaggctaatcagggacaacacttttcgctttaacttgatttttcgctaagaagatactttctttaagcGAAATATTTCTCAAAAgtctaaagtgttgtccatgataagcctgtgcggactgcaattttatcccatcatcagacgtgcattgtcgaaataaaccactgtggaacaaattttcctctatttcggcactGCTGAAATATAgatgtcacgcgcggcggagaatggtcatattactcggaatcaactataaagtaatcatttttagtaaaatcgaatcagattcaacaaaacaaacaattcgataccaagatgtaatatattttaacacataatgcaactcaaaaagcaaaaaaacatcatttacaaatataaagtgtgcgtactcgtgacgtcattattaacacgtcatacaccataatgcatgttttttcacgctaaagctgcagttgtttagtgtgtttttttcattatttcttaaaaatcggggacgtagaggtatgataaacagaaaaacaggttagttgctgatctttttgtaatgtattaggctcggcaccattaaaataatgaaacaatgtttgcttaaaataactttgggatttccgtgtagttcgattttcctattctatttttaaagaaataatttacgactaagaaaattgatgggataaatcgaatactaggtcggtgccgaataaagcaaagtttattttgctcggcacgaaaatctgaaccactcgccaaggctcgtggttcagattttctaagcctcgcaaaataaactttgctttattcggcaccgacctagtattctctatatacccagatttcccagaatgcACAAACTGAGGACCAACAGAAGGTGCAGCTCTGTACGACATTTATGCCATCTTATTTTCTCCTTTCCCATGTCAATATTTTACGCGTTTATAGAATTTTTGGTTacaaggaagtttcttctaagcAAACAACTTGTCCATGGGGAAAGTGTCGcctctgataagcatgtgcaaactgcattaagccccattttcccagaatctTTGGATACAAACAAAGCTAACAAGTTTTAAATCctatcaaaatacatgttgtatgtcccgttattatttaaatgcatgtattattaGTTGATAAAAAGGGATGGCGGTGTTTGTACCTTTAAATTACATGGGTATTCCATGCTTGTGGTGATCTGTATACTATCTGTTGAGTCTTGCTCTTTgaaatctgggctaaatgcatgtgccttaagttcagtccgcacagaataatcaaggacaacactgtcAACCTTAGCTTGgtcgctgagaagagactttttaAAGAGAAAAACTAAAAAAAGCAGAAAAAGGCGTCTGTGATTAGacttggacgacattttacgcaaatgcacTTAAGTTCAGATTTCCCAGAACGCTTCTCTGTTCAATTCTTGGGTTGATGTTCCAGGGATAAGCGGAGAAAAGGTAAACATAGACCCTGTGGTGAGCAAAAGCAGTGCGCAAATCTTCCGACAGAAGGCGGTTACCTATGACGCTGATAATATTGCATCATGTGATATCTTTGAGGAGAAAGATGGGGGTATTTACTGATTTTTTGGTTTTCAGGCTTGACAGATTATGAGCAGACTTGCATAATAAACTATATAGATGAACAGGCATGCATTTGTAAACTATCTGAGGTAATTTTTGCAACGATTGTTTCTATCTCTTCACACAAACTGTTCCTTGAAAGTACCACTGCACTTTTTAACATACAAGATTAAAATATGCATGCATTCTTCCTTATTAAATGAGCGTGTGTATGAGTAATTGTCACCGCCCTCTGTTAAAAATTTTTCAAGTTATGCCCCATTTTCAAATTAACGCTTTTGTATCATGTTTATTATGACTTGAGTAAAACTTTATCAGGAGTATATGTTACTACTCTGACATGTCATCGGCTCATTGCTTTGATCATGATGGTGATGGTAATGATGGTAGTGATGGtgttaatgatgataataatgttggtgatggtaatgatgatggtggtgttgatgatgataatgatggatTGGTGACAGTGGTGGTGAGTTTCATTTCCTAAATTATGtacttacctgacatatgtaCTTTAGGATTCTATCTCGGCCCGAAAATAACTCGCTATACGGTAGGCGCCGCATAATAGACGACTACCGGAAATAAACAACTTTCGCGCATGCGTATCGTAGTTTCCTCTCCACACGACCTCATGCTCGAATCACTTTTCTTCTCGGCGCCTTCGAAGGCGTTTGTTACTCGCTATTTTTCAGCATGGCTGAagtgtttgttaaaaataataataatcgttcTCCGTTTGTGGATAACGAGGAAGAAGATATGGGACACAGTGACGTGAGTAATAACACAGTGTCTGGCAAGCAGAAAAAAAGACGTTCCAAAGTAGACTTATTAGAGGAACGTTTTGACGAGAAATACGGTAAACTTGAAAATACTTTACACAATATTGTTGCATTGTTGCAATGCCAGTCACAAAGACATGGTAATTCAACGCAGGGGAATGGCAAAAGCCCCAATTATGACCAGGGGAGTGATAAAAGCCCCAATTTTGAAGAGAGGACTGGTCAAAGTTCCACAAGTAATCGTCAAGATGACGTACTTTCCATTCATCCTGCTTCCTCTGAACATTTTTCGTTGTCTGATTCAGAAGAAGAAGACACAGAGCACAGTGCTAGTGTACGCAGGTGTTTGAAAGACATTTTTGGAGAAGATGCATGTTTGAAAAAAGATGCACAAAAGCCAACTGGCATTTGCTTAGAAAATTCGCAGAAAGAAATTTTGGAACAAAACTATCGGTCTAAAACACCAAATAATGTAACAGCATTTTCTGAAGAGTGCAAAGATTTATTTCCAGTTGATGAAGACACTGAACATTTTTTACGTGTACCTACATTGGACGATATTGTAGACACGTGTCTAACAAAGAAGTTTGGTTCTAGAGCTTCATTCGCTAAACATGGAACTTTTCTGTTCTCACAACCAAACAAAATGGTGGAGAAGACCGCATACAGAGGACAGCAAAGTGTCTACATGGGTATTGTTACACAGATGTACATGCAGCAAGCTCTTGCAATGTTAATGGACATGGTTACAGATAAACCAGACATTGAGAAAAAAGTGAAGGACATTTTTGCTTTATCCACACGAA
Protein-coding sequences here:
- the LOC127844951 gene encoding uncharacterized protein LOC127844951, which codes for MAEVFVKNNNNRSPFVDNEEEDMGHSDVSNNTVSGKQKKRRSKVDLLEERFDEKYGKLENTLHNIVALLQCQSQRHGNSTQGNGKSPNYDQGSDKSPNFEERTGQSSTSNRQDDVLSIHPASSEHFSLSDSEEEDTEHSASVRRCLKDIFGEDACLKKDAQKPTGICLENSQKEILEQNYRSKTPNNVTAFSEECKDLFPVDEDTEHFLRVPTLDDIVDTCLTKKFGSRASFAKHGTFLFSQPNKMVEKTAYRGQQSVYMGIVTQMYMQQALAMLMDMVTDKPDIEKKVKDIFALSTRSLDQFGRAGAFFHIIRRQVTMSETSLYELDDSRTISNLPLRGDGVFGEELEKTLKQKKDKRKTLEELLPEKLQKKETYKRKASEQTEQQTSVKRQYVKTNTRMGVQPNEYNRAPPTFRIPKYNAEPRSTFRTEHRAGGSRGRGNYAANNRPRATVAKMPSSNHRLSQ